A stretch of Desulfotalea psychrophila LSv54 DNA encodes these proteins:
- a CDS encoding bifunctional cobalt-precorrin-7 (C(5))-methyltransferase/cobalt-precorrin-6B (C(15))-methyltransferase, with protein MNKIHVIGVGADLAELQNLAPTLKNIQLFVASPKHHPLLAGYGVKCRAITPLDECLEEIRATEGEVAVLASGDPLFYGIGASLLRHFGEEDLLFYPGLSSIQRACALFKIPWHDAQLISLHGREANHIPGMILPHRKSLILTDGRNSPNSIAREILNYLLLIEDKELTKRIELRVGENLGTEEEWLFTGSLQEAAETSFAPLNVLCVLIAEQKKLPSLGLIEEEICHSRGLITKNEVRAASLHRLQLPTSGVLWDIGAGSGSVSIEAARLSPGLTIYSVEHKEEEIANIKANIRKFATYNVIPILGRAAALMEKLPLPDRIFVGGSGGELGKIIETAKERLPVEGRIVINAVLKKTALEAMFYLRALDLTCSSSKVSVSRIETDGNINDFNPITIIAGQKIS; from the coding sequence ATGAATAAGATCCATGTAATCGGTGTCGGTGCAGACCTTGCCGAACTGCAAAACCTTGCCCCAACCCTAAAGAATATCCAGCTCTTTGTGGCCAGCCCCAAGCACCACCCACTCCTGGCAGGATATGGAGTGAAGTGCCGGGCAATCACTCCCTTAGACGAATGTCTGGAAGAGATCAGAGCGACGGAGGGTGAGGTGGCCGTCCTTGCCAGTGGCGACCCCCTCTTCTACGGCATAGGAGCAAGCCTGCTCCGCCACTTCGGGGAAGAGGATCTCCTCTTTTATCCCGGCCTCTCCTCCATACAAAGGGCCTGTGCCCTGTTCAAGATCCCTTGGCACGATGCCCAGCTTATCAGCCTGCACGGCCGAGAGGCCAATCATATTCCGGGAATGATCCTACCCCATAGGAAGAGCCTGATTCTCACCGATGGCAGAAATTCACCCAACTCCATTGCCAGAGAGATACTCAACTACCTCCTCCTTATTGAAGATAAAGAGCTGACAAAGAGAATTGAGCTCAGGGTTGGAGAAAACCTCGGTACAGAGGAAGAGTGGCTCTTCACGGGTAGCCTGCAAGAGGCGGCGGAGACAAGCTTTGCCCCTCTCAATGTCCTCTGCGTCCTCATTGCCGAGCAGAAAAAGCTCCCATCCCTAGGACTCATCGAGGAGGAGATCTGTCATAGTCGAGGCCTGATCACCAAGAATGAGGTGCGAGCGGCCTCTCTGCATCGCCTCCAGCTCCCTACGAGTGGGGTACTGTGGGATATCGGAGCGGGCAGCGGCTCTGTCTCCATTGAAGCGGCCCGACTCTCCCCCGGTTTGACCATCTACTCCGTCGAGCATAAGGAGGAGGAGATTGCTAATATCAAGGCCAATATCCGCAAGTTTGCCACCTATAACGTCATCCCCATCCTGGGACGGGCAGCAGCCCTTATGGAAAAGCTCCCCCTGCCGGACAGAATCTTTGTCGGTGGCAGTGGCGGCGAGTTGGGGAAGATCATTGAAACAGCCAAGGAGCGGCTACCTGTAGAGGGCCGCATTGTCATCAATGCCGTCCTGAAAAAAACCGCTCTGGAGGCAATGTTTTATCTCCGCGCCCTGGACCTTACCTGTAGTAGCAGCAAAGTCAGCGTCAGTCGCATTGAGACCGACGGCAATATTAATGACTTTAATCCCATAACCATCATCGCTGGGCAAAAAATATCATGA
- the cobM gene encoding precorrin-4 C(11)-methyltransferase translates to MREEKQTVYFVGAGPGDPELITVKGQRLLQEADLIIYTGSLVPRALVENLAGESINSAPLNLDEVFTLIKTAHAEGKRIVRLHTGDSAIFGAINEQLALLRAHSIPFQVIPGVSSALATAAALETQLTLPEVAQTVIFTRRAGRTPVPAGEDLISLARHGSTMMIFLSISMISEVVAELLEGGYPVHTPAAVVEKASWPEERILRGTLTNIAQQVKDAGITKTALIAVGPAISLEAPEILSKLYDRGFSHEYRQAKP, encoded by the coding sequence ATGAGAGAAGAAAAGCAAACCGTCTATTTTGTCGGGGCAGGACCAGGTGACCCCGAACTGATCACCGTCAAGGGCCAACGCCTCCTGCAGGAGGCAGACCTGATCATCTACACCGGTAGTCTGGTGCCCCGAGCCCTGGTGGAAAACCTGGCGGGGGAGAGCATCAACTCAGCCCCGCTTAACCTCGATGAGGTCTTTACCCTTATCAAAACTGCCCATGCCGAAGGCAAACGAATCGTCCGCCTTCATACCGGCGATTCGGCCATCTTCGGCGCCATAAACGAGCAACTTGCCCTGCTCCGTGCCCATAGCATTCCCTTCCAGGTAATTCCAGGGGTCAGCTCGGCCCTGGCCACAGCGGCGGCTCTGGAGACCCAGCTCACCCTGCCCGAGGTTGCGCAAACGGTAATCTTTACCAGAAGAGCAGGACGTACCCCCGTGCCCGCAGGTGAAGATCTGATCTCTCTGGCCCGGCACGGTTCGACCATGATGATCTTTCTCAGTATCTCCATGATATCCGAGGTTGTAGCAGAACTCCTTGAGGGCGGATATCCTGTCCATACCCCGGCGGCCGTGGTAGAGAAGGCCAGCTGGCCCGAGGAGAGGATCCTCAGGGGAACGCTCACGAACATTGCCCAGCAGGTCAAGGATGCCGGCATCACCAAGACGGCCCTGATTGCCGTGGGCCCGGCCATCAGCCTTGAGGCCCCGGAGATCCTCTCTAAACTCTATGACCGAGGATTTTCACACGAGTACAGACAGGCAAAGCCATGA